In Candidatus Endomicrobium procryptotermitis, the following proteins share a genomic window:
- a CDS encoding metallophosphoesterase, with amino-acid sequence MTRMLLPLLLIAILNAYMPYRLGNLLGLKNKKTLYILFAAGFVSIFISMPLITRFSGIFTTIYYNISTLWLGNILFLFCIMAVFEIFNLIFKFPKKKAAYVIISLTLLIDAYAAVNASFFKVAYVDIPIKNLSEEIKIMQVSDVHLGAHRGVKYLEKIIQKTNELNPDFVVITGDIADSKSALTKNMFTPLRNLHAPSYFVSGNHDVYVGLEEIIKRLTENGIIIMQNKVIETNGIKLIGLNYMKADDSVYDPHQVNDKTIKDTLPLLDFSGDMPKIVIHHGPWGVEYMNEYGTDLVISGHTHAGQIFPATLIAKSRFPYLRGLKNYKGTYIYVSQGAGTFFARMRFATNNEINLITLKPSQAD; translated from the coding sequence ATGACAAGGATGCTTTTACCACTTTTGTTGATTGCGATATTGAATGCTTATATGCCTTATAGGCTGGGAAATCTGCTAGGATTGAAAAATAAGAAAACACTGTATATTTTGTTTGCGGCAGGATTTGTATCGATATTTATTTCCATGCCGCTTATAACGAGATTCAGCGGTATTTTCACGACTATATATTACAATATATCGACTTTATGGCTTGGCAATATTTTGTTTTTGTTTTGCATTATGGCGGTTTTTGAGATTTTTAATCTTATTTTTAAATTTCCTAAGAAAAAAGCGGCTTACGTTATAATATCGCTTACTCTATTGATAGATGCTTATGCCGCGGTTAATGCAAGTTTTTTCAAAGTAGCTTATGTAGATATTCCAATAAAAAATCTTTCCGAAGAAATTAAAATCATGCAGGTTTCCGACGTTCATCTTGGCGCGCATAGAGGGGTTAAATATTTGGAAAAAATAATTCAAAAAACCAATGAGTTAAACCCCGATTTTGTCGTTATCACAGGAGATATAGCCGACAGCAAATCTGCTTTGACAAAAAATATGTTTACTCCTTTACGAAATCTTCACGCGCCATCTTATTTTGTTTCTGGAAATCATGACGTTTATGTGGGGCTTGAAGAAATAATAAAACGTCTTACGGAAAATGGCATTATCATAATGCAAAATAAAGTGATTGAGACAAATGGAATAAAACTCATAGGTTTGAATTATATGAAAGCCGATGACAGTGTTTATGATCCGCATCAGGTAAACGATAAAACTATTAAAGATACTTTGCCACTGCTAGATTTCAGCGGAGATATGCCAAAAATCGTTATCCATCATGGTCCTTGGGGGGTAGAATATATGAATGAATATGGAACGGATTTGGTTATATCAGGTCATACGCATGCCGGCCAGATTTTTCCCGCTACTTTAATTGCAAAAAGCAGGTTTCCGTATCTCAGAGGATTAAAAAATTATAAAGGTACTTATATTTATGTTTCACAGGGAGCGGGAACTTTTTTTGCAAGAATGAGATTTGCAACAAATAATGAAATAAATCTGATAACGCTAAAGCCTTCTCAGGCGGATTAG
- the pheA gene encoding prephenate dehydratase: MKKNVQNVRKDIDRVDKEIVKLLNKRAKFALEVGKSKDKTRAAIYVPSREKEVMRNVFSASRQSCSVKSILSEESLENIYSEIISACRNLEVPAKVAFLGPWATFTHQAAMKNFGSSSFFVPCSTPFEVLKEVENDRTDFGVVPIENSNEGSVNATLDMLVDTDILICGEISLKIEQCFLVIDPKIKPTKVYSHPHALAQCSAWLGKNYPDAQLVATASTAEAAKLASKEVYSAAIASHAASKIYKLYVLQKGIQDSKQNYTRFLIIGKINAKPTGRDKTSLVFMGKDRIGMLYHLLGIFNEYKINLTRIESRPTKKKVWEYVFFVDLEGHSLDAKIVHAIDKLRKNCIFVKILGSYPKA, encoded by the coding sequence ATGAAAAAGAACGTACAAAACGTAAGAAAAGATATAGATAGAGTTGATAAAGAAATTGTTAAATTGCTCAATAAAAGAGCTAAGTTTGCACTTGAAGTCGGGAAGTCAAAAGATAAAACTAGAGCGGCAATATATGTTCCTTCGAGGGAAAAAGAAGTTATGCGCAATGTTTTTTCAGCGTCCAGACAATCCTGCAGCGTTAAAAGCATTTTGAGTGAAGAATCGCTTGAAAATATTTATTCCGAAATAATAAGTGCATGCAGAAATCTTGAAGTCCCGGCAAAAGTCGCATTTTTGGGTCCATGGGCGACTTTCACTCATCAGGCGGCGATGAAAAATTTTGGTTCTTCAAGTTTTTTTGTTCCATGTTCGACGCCTTTCGAAGTGCTGAAAGAAGTTGAAAACGACAGAACGGATTTTGGTGTGGTGCCGATAGAAAATTCAAATGAAGGTTCGGTCAATGCCACCCTTGACATGCTTGTCGATACGGATATTCTGATATGCGGTGAAATAAGTTTAAAAATAGAGCAATGTTTTTTAGTTATAGACCCAAAAATTAAGCCTACAAAAGTTTATTCTCATCCTCATGCTTTAGCCCAGTGCAGTGCGTGGCTGGGAAAAAATTATCCCGACGCTCAGCTGGTGGCCACCGCTTCGACCGCCGAAGCTGCAAAACTTGCTTCTAAAGAAGTATATTCCGCAGCCATAGCCTCTCATGCCGCTTCGAAAATATATAAATTGTACGTTTTGCAAAAAGGAATACAAGACAGTAAACAAAACTATACGAGATTTCTAATAATAGGAAAAATAAATGCAAAGCCTACAGGCAGAGATAAGACAAGCCTTGTTTTTATGGGTAAAGACAGAATCGGCATGCTTTATCATCTTTTAGGAATATTTAACGAATATAAGATTAATCTTACAAGAATAGAGTCCAGACCAACTAAGAAAAAAGTATGGGAATATGTCTTTTTTGTTGATTTGGAAGGACATTCGCTTGATGCTAAAATTGTTCATGCTATAGATAAATTGAGAAAAAACTGTATATTTGTAAAGATTTTAGGGTCGTATCCTAAAGCGTAA
- the hisC gene encoding histidinol-phosphate transaminase, whose product MGDKITKIVRSSCLGFEPYVAGKPIETIKRELGLKAVIKLASNENPIGPSKKALQAIKNNLNKIFFYPDSNSYELKKALSQRYRLPAGNIFTAAGGDEIIELLAKLFFNPEDEIVMSKHSFIRYSMAAQLMGAKAIVVPMRDGFTHDLEAMSKACTKTTKAVFITNPNNPTGTYNTKKELSSFLKSIPENKFGIKPLVILDEAYNEYACAEKDYPDGLTFLKDNANLIIFRTFSKIYALAGLRVGYGFADACIVDYIERIRPPFNVNLLAQAAAAASLKDKAHVKKGRQLVKKEKERIYKEFKKMGVNYVKSAANFILFEVSPFSAKGFFSLMLKEGVITRAMEEYQLDRWVRVTVGLPKENDIFIKKLKKVLKK is encoded by the coding sequence ATGGGAGACAAAATAACAAAAATAGTGAGAAGCAGCTGTTTAGGTTTTGAGCCGTATGTAGCCGGTAAACCGATTGAAACCATCAAAAGGGAACTCGGACTTAAAGCCGTGATAAAACTTGCCTCAAATGAAAATCCTATCGGACCATCAAAAAAAGCTTTACAGGCTATAAAAAACAATTTGAACAAAATATTTTTTTATCCAGATTCCAATTCTTATGAACTTAAAAAAGCACTATCGCAGCGATACCGGCTTCCGGCCGGAAATATATTTACTGCGGCAGGTGGAGATGAAATAATTGAACTTCTGGCAAAGCTGTTTTTCAATCCGGAAGATGAAATCGTAATGTCAAAGCATTCATTTATAAGGTATTCCATGGCGGCACAGCTCATGGGTGCTAAAGCAATAGTCGTACCCATGAGAGACGGTTTCACGCATGATTTAGAAGCCATGTCGAAAGCATGTACAAAAACAACCAAAGCCGTTTTTATAACAAATCCCAATAATCCTACAGGGACATATAACACGAAAAAAGAGCTTTCTTCATTTTTAAAAAGTATTCCAGAAAATAAATTCGGCATAAAGCCTTTGGTGATTCTCGATGAAGCATACAATGAATATGCCTGTGCCGAGAAAGATTATCCCGACGGGTTGACTTTTTTAAAAGATAATGCGAATTTGATAATTTTCAGGACTTTTTCGAAAATTTATGCTCTTGCTGGACTGAGAGTAGGATACGGTTTTGCCGATGCATGCATAGTAGATTATATTGAGAGAATAAGACCTCCTTTTAATGTCAACCTTCTTGCGCAGGCAGCAGCAGCGGCAAGTTTAAAAGATAAAGCACATGTAAAAAAAGGCCGGCAATTAGTAAAAAAAGAAAAAGAACGCATTTACAAAGAATTTAAAAAAATGGGCGTTAATTATGTTAAATCTGCGGCAAATTTCATTTTGTTTGAAGTTTCGCCGTTTAGCGCAAAAGGGTTCTTTTCTTTAATGCTTAAAGAAGGCGTAATAACGAGGGCAATGGAAGAATACCAGCTTGACCGATGGGTAAGAGTTACTGTGGGTTTACCCAAAGAAAACGATATATTTATAAAAAAATTAAAAAAGGTGCTAAAAAAATGA
- the aroF gene encoding 3-deoxy-7-phosphoheptulonate synthase → MIITLRKGAKKKEIDLVLDKIKKLGYKPHVSKGKDMTIIGMIGEYAEKYKDIFSAMDVVENISEIQKPYKLASREFQKNNTIVKVSRNVEIGGKKIHVMAGPCAIETKEILFKTSKDVKDGGATILRGGAFKPRSSPYTFQGLGEKGLKYMEEAGEKLHMPTVSEAMTVDQVDLLSKYCDIIQIGARNIQNYDLLKAAGKQKKPVLIKRGMATTVKELLLSAEYILSQGNYNVLLCERGIRTFETSTRFTMDLNAIPVLKKLSHLPIVLDPSHGVGIREYVGTMAKACIAVGADALILEVHPKPEEAFSDGPQSLLPDQFKNLMKELDLIAKAVGRELLD, encoded by the coding sequence ATGATAATAACTTTAAGAAAAGGCGCAAAAAAGAAAGAAATCGATTTGGTATTGGATAAAATAAAAAAACTGGGTTATAAACCCCACGTATCCAAAGGCAAGGATATGACGATTATCGGTATGATAGGCGAATATGCCGAAAAATACAAAGATATTTTTTCGGCTATGGACGTAGTTGAAAATATAAGCGAAATACAAAAACCCTACAAACTCGCTTCCAGAGAATTTCAAAAAAATAATACGATAGTTAAAGTCAGCCGCAATGTCGAAATAGGTGGCAAAAAGATACATGTTATGGCTGGACCATGCGCCATCGAGACAAAAGAAATCTTGTTTAAGACGTCCAAAGATGTAAAAGATGGCGGAGCAACTATACTCAGAGGCGGAGCGTTTAAGCCCAGAAGTTCTCCATATACGTTTCAGGGGCTTGGCGAAAAAGGGTTGAAATACATGGAAGAAGCCGGTGAGAAACTACATATGCCGACTGTCAGTGAAGCCATGACTGTTGATCAGGTAGATTTGTTGTCAAAATATTGCGATATTATACAGATAGGTGCAAGAAATATACAAAATTACGATTTATTAAAAGCTGCAGGAAAACAAAAAAAGCCTGTTCTTATCAAAAGGGGGATGGCTACTACGGTAAAAGAACTTTTGCTTTCCGCTGAGTACATTCTTTCGCAGGGCAACTATAATGTTTTACTTTGCGAAAGAGGCATAAGGACTTTCGAGACTTCCACGAGATTTACTATGGATTTAAACGCCATTCCCGTACTTAAAAAACTTTCGCATTTGCCCATCGTTCTCGACCCTTCACACGGCGTCGGCATAAGGGAATATGTCGGCACGATGGCAAAGGCCTGCATTGCCGTAGGAGCTGACGCTTTGATTTTAGAAGTTCACCCAAAACCCGAGGAAGCTTTTTCCGATGGACCTCAAAGTTTGCTTCCAGACCAGTTTAAAAATTTGATGAAAGAGCTTGACTTGATTGCAAAAGCAGTCGGCAGGGAGCTTTTGGATTAA
- a CDS encoding prephenate dehydrogenase/arogenate dehydrogenase family protein produces MYKVSIIGMGQMGGSLGKALKKVGNKYYIIGVDKDKTVLKAALQIGAADEVSQNLKAIKESWIAVICLPVNLIAPVYKRILKIVGKETVITDTGSVKGNIVSAADKNNFVPAHPMAGREKNGIISACAEMFRNANLIITENKNPAAEKKVIQMWKDAGAKIVKMSVKKHDNLAALTSHLPHIIAFSLNKIYKKSKKNNPEIDMLTAGSFKSMTRVSISSTDMWAPIFAMNAENVGRHLSDFIKELETFKKALNSQNKLKKEILKTQK; encoded by the coding sequence ATGTATAAAGTATCTATTATAGGTATGGGACAGATGGGAGGGTCGCTTGGCAAAGCGCTTAAAAAAGTCGGAAATAAGTATTATATAATAGGCGTAGATAAAGATAAAACAGTTTTAAAAGCTGCTCTTCAGATCGGTGCGGCCGATGAAGTTTCGCAAAATTTGAAAGCGATAAAAGAAAGCTGGATTGCGGTGATATGTCTGCCTGTAAATTTAATCGCGCCTGTTTATAAACGGATTTTAAAAATTGTCGGAAAAGAGACGGTTATTACAGATACTGGAAGCGTTAAAGGAAATATAGTTTCTGCTGCGGATAAAAATAATTTTGTGCCGGCTCACCCAATGGCGGGCAGAGAAAAAAATGGCATAATATCTGCCTGTGCGGAAATGTTTAGAAACGCAAATTTAATTATCACTGAAAATAAAAATCCCGCGGCAGAAAAAAAAGTCATTCAAATGTGGAAAGACGCCGGCGCAAAAATTGTTAAGATGTCTGTAAAAAAACACGACAATCTTGCTGCACTCACAAGCCATCTGCCGCACATAATAGCTTTTTCTCTAAATAAAATATATAAAAAGAGCAAAAAGAATAATCCTGAAATCGATATGCTTACGGCGGGCTCGTTTAAAAGCATGACAAGAGTTTCCATTTCAAGCACGGATATGTGGGCTCCGATTTTTGCTATGAACGCCGAAAATGTCGGCAGACATTTAAGTGATTTCATAAAAGAGCTTGAAACTTTTAAAAAAGCATTAAATAGTCAAAATAAATTAAAAAAAGAAATATTAAAAACGCAGAAATAA
- the aroA gene encoding 3-phosphoshikimate 1-carboxyvinyltransferase codes for MNITLKKVNEVKGIMEIPADKSITHRAIMLSSLAKGDSIVHNYLPSDDCIRTIEAFKLLGAEIKICADILYIKGAGLRLKCPENEIFAGNSGTTARLLSGILAGQNFESIITGDESLSQRPMKRIIEPLSKMGACIQSDNYTLPMKIKGSSSLKAIKYESDKSSAQVKSSILFAGLYACAATTYIESVKSRDHTERMLKSFGAQVEINANAVTIWPAEQLNASEISVPGDISSAAFFIAAALITPGSQLTIKNMGINPTRNGFLEMLLKMGANIKKSDERDISGEPVCNLTVEYSKLTAVDIGGDVVPHMIDEIPVFALIAAQADGITKITGAKELRVKESDRIKAVYTQFQKLGIEIEELEDGLIINGSSGRMFEGGTFESFKDHRIAMTLAIASLIAENEVTIQNADCVNISFPDFYERLKNICR; via the coding sequence ATGAATATCACGCTTAAAAAGGTCAATGAAGTAAAAGGCATTATGGAAATTCCCGCTGATAAATCCATAACTCACCGCGCAATAATGCTTTCTTCTTTGGCAAAAGGTGATTCCATCGTACACAATTACCTTCCTTCCGACGATTGCATAAGAACTATTGAAGCTTTTAAACTTCTCGGTGCTGAAATCAAAATTTGCGCAGATATTCTTTATATTAAAGGTGCAGGTTTGCGTCTAAAATGTCCTGAAAATGAAATTTTTGCTGGCAATTCTGGAACGACGGCAAGGCTTTTGTCGGGAATTTTGGCGGGACAGAACTTTGAATCCATAATTACTGGCGATGAAAGCCTTTCACAAAGACCTATGAAACGCATTATAGAGCCTCTTTCAAAAATGGGCGCTTGCATACAATCCGACAACTATACGCTTCCGATGAAAATAAAAGGTTCTTCTTCATTAAAAGCAATAAAATATGAAAGTGATAAATCGTCTGCGCAGGTTAAATCGTCCATTTTATTTGCCGGTTTATACGCTTGTGCGGCAACGACTTACATTGAATCCGTAAAATCACGTGACCACACTGAGCGCATGCTTAAATCTTTCGGTGCGCAAGTTGAGATAAATGCAAATGCCGTCACTATATGGCCGGCGGAGCAATTAAACGCGTCGGAAATTTCAGTTCCTGGCGACATTTCTTCTGCGGCATTTTTTATTGCTGCTGCTCTGATAACACCCGGCTCGCAATTGACGATAAAAAATATGGGAATAAACCCCACTAGAAACGGGTTTTTAGAAATGCTTTTAAAAATGGGCGCAAACATAAAAAAAAGCGATGAGAGAGATATTTCAGGAGAACCCGTTTGCAATTTAACTGTAGAATATTCTAAATTGACAGCCGTCGATATCGGAGGAGACGTCGTTCCGCACATGATCGATGAGATACCGGTTTTTGCTTTAATAGCTGCTCAAGCTGATGGAATAACAAAAATCACCGGAGCAAAAGAACTGCGCGTCAAAGAAAGCGACAGAATAAAAGCCGTTTATACGCAATTTCAGAAACTGGGAATTGAGATTGAAGAGCTTGAAGATGGTTTGATTATAAACGGAAGTTCCGGCAGAATGTTTGAAGGCGGAACGTTTGAAAGTTTTAAAGATCACAGAATAGCGATGACTCTTGCCATAGCGTCTTTAATTGCGGAAAATGAAGTGACAATACAAAATGCAGATTGTGTAAATATTTCATTTCCTGATTTTTATGAGAGGCTCAAAAATATATGCCGGTAA
- a CDS encoding 1-acyl-sn-glycerol-3-phosphate acyltransferase produces the protein MPVKKSPILFYVGRFLFYLCFRFIFRCNVEGRENIPKECGIIIASNHISVWDPPLTGSMMERPLNFMAKQELFDIPILGFLIKRTNAFPVKRGTQDMSAMRNAFSLLENGNALLMFPEGTRSKDGCLGKARAGVGMVACHAQVPVIPVKIENTNNVLKLKKIKIKYGIPIMPPKEYSKSDYIRFSQKILDQINEMQFEKQE, from the coding sequence ATGCCGGTAAAAAAAAGTCCGATATTATTTTATGTGGGAAGATTTTTGTTTTATCTGTGTTTTCGCTTCATATTTAGATGCAATGTTGAAGGAAGAGAAAATATTCCTAAGGAATGCGGCATTATAATAGCATCTAATCATATAAGCGTATGGGATCCGCCGCTGACGGGATCTATGATGGAAAGACCTTTAAACTTTATGGCAAAACAGGAACTTTTTGATATTCCGATTTTGGGTTTTCTTATAAAAAGGACAAACGCTTTTCCCGTTAAAAGAGGAACGCAGGATATGAGCGCAATGCGTAATGCTTTTTCTCTTCTTGAAAATGGAAACGCTTTGCTGATGTTTCCAGAAGGGACGCGTTCAAAAGACGGCTGTTTGGGTAAAGCAAGAGCCGGGGTGGGGATGGTTGCCTGTCATGCTCAGGTGCCGGTGATACCCGTCAAAATAGAAAATACTAACAATGTGTTAAAATTAAAAAAAATAAAAATAAAATATGGCATACCGATAATGCCGCCCAAAGAGTATTCAAAAAGCGATTATATTCGATTTTCACAGAAAATTTTAGATCAAATAAATGAAATGCAGTTTGAAAAACAAGAATGA
- a CDS encoding 4-hydroxy-3-methylbut-2-enyl diphosphate reductase, producing the protein MKKIKIADKSGFCFGVQRAVSLAEKTAGLNKRVYTLGPVIHNPQEVERLNKKGIKTLADPRSVKKGIIILRTHGIPLQLHKELKKKKSIEIIDATCPFVKRAQDIVKKLSANNDTIIIVGERVHPEVVALMSYGNGKCIVVENIKEAQKLEIKGDLNIVSQTTQTPKNFDSIVNCLKKSYKVKIFNTICKATFDRQQSAEKLAKTVGLMIVIGGKNSGNTTRLAEICSDKTKTYHIEKADDLKKSWFKDKDVIGLTAGASTPYWIIKQVQRRIEEICSISNKV; encoded by the coding sequence ATGAAAAAAATAAAAATAGCAGATAAATCAGGTTTTTGTTTTGGCGTGCAAAGAGCGGTAAGCCTTGCTGAGAAAACAGCCGGTTTAAATAAAAGAGTTTATACGCTGGGGCCTGTAATACATAATCCTCAGGAAGTTGAAAGGCTTAACAAAAAAGGAATTAAAACACTGGCTGATCCGAGAAGCGTTAAAAAGGGCATAATAATTCTGCGTACACACGGGATACCTTTGCAGCTTCACAAAGAGCTTAAAAAGAAAAAGTCAATCGAGATAATAGATGCAACATGCCCTTTCGTAAAAAGGGCACAGGATATAGTAAAGAAACTAAGTGCAAATAACGACACTATTATAATTGTCGGGGAAAGAGTTCATCCTGAAGTTGTTGCTTTGATGTCTTACGGCAACGGGAAATGCATAGTTGTCGAGAATATAAAAGAAGCGCAAAAACTGGAAATAAAAGGCGATTTAAACATAGTGAGCCAGACGACACAGACGCCGAAAAATTTTGACAGTATTGTAAATTGTTTAAAAAAAAGCTATAAAGTAAAAATTTTCAATACGATATGTAAAGCAACTTTTGACAGGCAGCAGTCGGCTGAGAAGCTTGCCAAGACGGTTGGTTTAATGATAGTTATTGGCGGCAAAAATTCCGGCAACACGACAAGGCTTGCCGAAATTTGTTCGGATAAAACGAAAACCTATCATATAGAAAAAGCCGACGATTTAAAAAAGTCATGGTTTAAAGATAAAGATGTCATAGGGCTGACCGCAGGTGCGTCAACGCCTTACTGGATAATAAAACAGGTGCAAAGGAGGATAGAAGAAATTTGTTCCATAAGCAACAAAGTTTAA
- a CDS encoding 30S ribosomal protein S1, translating into MVDNINLDKNATHFEENEEMSMEDLMKEFDSAGNITVGKELDVTIIAENEDGYMADLGMKSEGIIPKSEFDEGKLPPELKIGAVVKVKVLSTRGQAVLSYREMAEKEWWDKVESAVKEGKTVKGMISKTVKGGFLVDIGVTSFLHISQIDINFVKDGEKYVGKTYDFAIMEFDRKAKKVVVSRRKLLEDEKNARRTSAFESIAEGQILDGTVSRITSFGAFIDLGGIDGLLHIGEMAWYKVRKVEDLVHQGQMVRVQVTKVDKDNEKISLSMKSLSPHPWDSASERFPIGLIMKGRVTSVMDYGAFVELEPAIEGLLHVSEYSWNDSEASFKRNVKKGTELEVKIIDVDKENKKISLSVKKMQVNPWEEAVRHYTPGTIVKGTVQNLMPFGAFVKLPEGIEGLVHISDFSWTKRIKHPEDVIKKGQEIEVVILEVNPQNEKILLSIKHTKPDPYKKYKSGAVVSGKVIRVTEFGAFIELEAGIEALIKNSEASSVKADRNQSILKEGEEVEAKIIKVDIRDRKIEASIRKLEFDREKELVRKYASQDDKPTLGEVLIEDGE; encoded by the coding sequence ATGGTAGACAATATTAATTTAGATAAAAATGCTACTCATTTTGAAGAAAACGAAGAAATGAGCATGGAAGATTTGATGAAAGAGTTTGATTCCGCAGGGAACATAACAGTCGGTAAAGAACTTGACGTGACGATTATTGCTGAAAATGAAGACGGATATATGGCAGATTTGGGAATGAAGTCCGAAGGTATTATCCCTAAAAGTGAGTTTGACGAAGGAAAACTGCCTCCGGAATTGAAAATCGGGGCGGTTGTTAAAGTAAAAGTTTTAAGTACTCGTGGGCAGGCAGTTCTTTCTTACAGAGAAATGGCTGAAAAAGAGTGGTGGGATAAAGTTGAAAGCGCAGTTAAAGAAGGCAAAACAGTTAAAGGTATGATAAGCAAAACGGTAAAAGGTGGTTTTTTGGTTGATATAGGGGTAACCTCATTTTTACATATTTCGCAGATTGACATAAATTTTGTAAAAGATGGGGAGAAATACGTAGGGAAAACTTATGACTTTGCGATAATGGAATTTGACAGAAAAGCAAAGAAAGTAGTCGTATCGCGCAGAAAACTTTTGGAAGATGAAAAAAATGCGAGAAGAACTTCCGCCTTTGAAAGTATTGCCGAGGGTCAGATTTTAGACGGTACAGTTTCAAGAATTACCTCTTTCGGAGCTTTTATAGATTTGGGCGGAATAGATGGGCTGCTTCATATAGGCGAAATGGCGTGGTATAAAGTCAGAAAAGTTGAAGACTTGGTTCATCAGGGGCAGATGGTAAGAGTTCAGGTAACAAAAGTCGATAAAGATAACGAAAAAATTTCGTTAAGCATGAAAAGCCTAAGTCCTCATCCGTGGGACTCAGCGTCAGAAAGATTTCCGATTGGCTTGATAATGAAAGGAAGAGTGACTTCTGTTATGGATTATGGAGCTTTTGTGGAACTGGAGCCGGCGATAGAAGGGCTGCTTCATGTTTCAGAATATTCTTGGAATGACAGCGAAGCCTCTTTTAAAAGGAATGTCAAAAAAGGTACGGAGCTGGAAGTAAAAATAATCGACGTTGACAAAGAAAATAAAAAAATATCCTTGTCAGTTAAAAAAATGCAGGTTAATCCATGGGAAGAAGCCGTAAGGCATTACACTCCTGGTACAATCGTAAAAGGAACTGTACAAAATCTTATGCCTTTCGGGGCTTTTGTTAAACTTCCGGAGGGAATCGAAGGTCTTGTGCATATCAGCGACTTTTCTTGGACGAAAAGAATAAAACACCCCGAAGATGTCATAAAAAAAGGACAGGAAATAGAAGTTGTAATTTTAGAAGTAAACCCGCAAAATGAAAAAATTTTGTTATCAATAAAACACACGAAACCCGACCCTTACAAAAAATATAAATCCGGTGCGGTCGTAAGCGGGAAAGTCATAAGAGTTACAGAGTTTGGCGCTTTTATAGAACTTGAAGCAGGAATAGAAGCTTTGATAAAAAATTCCGAAGCTTCTTCTGTCAAAGCTGACAGGAATCAAAGCATTCTAAAAGAAGGCGAAGAGGTAGAAGCCAAAATAATAAAAGTTGATATAAGAGACAGAAAAATAGAAGCCTCAATCAGAAAACTTGAATTTGACAGAGAAAAAGAGCTGGTAAGAAAATATGCCAGTCAAGATGATAAGCCAACTTTGGGAGAAGTGCTAATTGAAGATGGGGAATAA
- the rplM gene encoding 50S ribosomal protein L13, with protein MNKKTYLPKVDGIERKWHLIDAKGKVLGRLAVEIADILRGKKKVIYTNHIDCGDFVVITNAGKLVLTGKKLDQKMYFTFSGYPGGGKLTPYGKMMEKAPEKVLTAAVKGMLPKNKLADKQLKRLKVFRDDRYDHAAQLAGSVSKEEKK; from the coding sequence ATGAATAAAAAGACTTACTTACCAAAAGTTGACGGAATCGAAAGGAAATGGCATTTGATTGATGCCAAAGGAAAAGTTCTCGGAAGGCTGGCTGTGGAAATAGCCGACATTTTAAGAGGAAAAAAGAAAGTCATCTATACAAACCATATAGATTGCGGAGATTTTGTTGTTATAACTAATGCCGGCAAACTTGTTCTTACGGGAAAGAAGCTTGACCAGAAAATGTATTTTACTTTTTCCGGATATCCCGGCGGTGGAAAACTTACTCCTTACGGAAAAATGATGGAAAAGGCGCCGGAAAAAGTTTTGACGGCCGCGGTTAAAGGCATGCTCCCTAAAAATAAGCTTGCTGATAAGCAGCTTAAAAGGCTTAAAGTATTCAGAGATGACAGATATGACCATGCCGCTCAGTTGGCGGGATCGGTAAGTAAAGAGGAGAAAAAATGA
- the rpsI gene encoding 30S ribosomal protein S9, which yields MSNVSYLSTGRRKNAVARVRVSEGSGRIIINDRPLAEYFGGLERHKKTVLKTFEVWNGVKSYDFYINVCGGGVTGQAGAISHGVARAILSLNESSKDILRKEGLLTRDSRMVERKKPGRPKARKRFQFSKR from the coding sequence ATGAGTAATGTTTCTTATTTAAGCACGGGACGCAGAAAAAATGCGGTTGCGCGCGTGAGAGTTTCCGAAGGAAGCGGAAGAATAATTATTAATGATAGACCTCTAGCCGAATATTTTGGCGGTCTTGAAAGGCATAAAAAAACTGTTCTTAAAACTTTTGAAGTCTGGAATGGCGTAAAAAGTTATGACTTTTATATAAATGTTTGTGGTGGTGGAGTAACGGGACAAGCAGGAGCAATAAGTCATGGAGTTGCAAGAGCCATTTTATCTCTAAACGAATCTTCAAAAGATATTTTAAGAAAAGAAGGACTTCTCACCAGAGATTCAAGAATGGTTGAAAGAAAGAAACCCGGAAGACCGAAAGCCAGAAAACGTTTCCAATTTTCAAAACGTTAA